The following are from one region of the Sorghum bicolor cultivar BTx623 chromosome 2, Sorghum_bicolor_NCBIv3, whole genome shotgun sequence genome:
- the LOC8075824 gene encoding putative glucose-6-phosphate 1-epimerase, whose product MAASCASTLPSLSFVSSSSSSSRRFRRSGVVAMASVGQKVYAPGVAVSEGNGGLQKIDLKSPHGSEAEIYLFGACVTSFKVPNGKDLLFVRPDAVFNGQKPISGGIPHCFPQFGPGPMQQHGFARNVNWSITDSEVMEGDPTVTLELKDDSYSRSMWDFSFHALYKVSLHSTSLSTTLEIINTDVKPFSFNSALHTYFSASIAGVSVKGLKGCKTLNKDPDPKNPLEGKEEREEVTFPGFVDCIYLGAPSELILDNGLGDKIAIANSNWSDAVLWNPHLQMEACYKDFVCVENAKIEMVQLEPKQSWVAEQKIELV is encoded by the exons ATGGCGGCTTCTTGCGCCTCCACCCTCCCTTCGCTCTCCTTCGTTTCCTCCTCTTCCAGTTCATCCCGCCGATTCAG GCGCTCTGGTGTGGTGGCCATGGCCAGCGTTGGGCAGAAGGTGTATGCGCCCGGTGTGGCGGTGTCGGAGGGCAATGGCGGGCTCCAGAAAATCGACCTCAAATCCCCGCACGGGAg CGAGGCTGAGATTTATCTGTTTGGAGCATGTGTTACTTCTTTCAAAGTCCCTAATGGCAAGGACCTGCTCTTTGTTCGACCAGATGCTGTGTTTAACGGGCAGAAACCCATCAG TGGTGGAATTCCACATTGTTTCCCCCAGTTTGGCCCAGGTCCTATGCAGCAg CATGGATTTGCACGGAATGTGAATTGGTCTATCACAGATTCAGAAGTCATGGAAGGAGATCCAACTGTAACTTTGGAACTGAAAGATGACTCTTATAGTCGTTCTATGTGGGATTTCAGCTTCCATGCACTGTACAAG GTTTCCCTGCACTCTACAAGCTTGTCAACAACTCTAGAAATAATAAATACGGATGTCAAGCCTTTCTCATTCAACTCAGCACTCCACACTTATTTCTCT GCTTCCATAGCTGGTGTTTCTGTGAAAGGTCTAAAAGGTTGCAAAACTCTCAATAAGGATCCTGACCCGAAAAATCCTTTGGAGGGCAAAGAAGAGAG GGAAGAGGTGACTTTTCCAGGATTCGTTGACTGCATCTACCTTGGTGCACCAAGTGAGCTCATCCTGGACAATGGATTGGGTGACAAAATTGCCATCGCAAATTCAAA TTGGTCAGATGCAGTCTTGTGGAATCCTCACTTGCAGATGGAGGCCTGCTACAAAGATTTTGTCTGTGTGGAAAACGCCAAG ATTGAAATGGTACAACTGGAGCCAAAACAATCTTGGGTGGCAGAACAGAAAATTGAACTAGTCTGA